In Macrotis lagotis isolate mMagLag1 chromosome 8, bilby.v1.9.chrom.fasta, whole genome shotgun sequence, a single genomic region encodes these proteins:
- the LOC141494752 gene encoding olfactory receptor 13C7-like, producing MGGINQTTVTEFVLLGLSGHPRLGTIFFVLVLWMYMIILLGNGILIIVTIYDSHLHTPMYFFLGNLSFLDICYTTSSVPLVLDSFLTPRRIISFSGCTVQMFLSFAMGATECVLLSMMAFDRYVAICKPLRYPVIMNKGTYVSMAVGSWIAGGITSTVQTSLAMKLPFCGDNVINHFTCEILAVLKLACADILPNVISMTVADVIFLVFPVLFIFTSYVFIISTILRIPSAEGRRKAFSTCSAHLTVVIVFYGTIFFMYVKPKSKDSLGVDKEDITDKLISLFYGVVTPMLNPLIYSLRNKDVKTAMKNLLGQKLFVE from the coding sequence ATGGGAGGGATCAATCAAACTACTGTTACAGAATTTGTCCTGCTGGGTCTCTCTGGCCACCCAAGGCTAGGAACCATTTTTTTTGTGCTGGTTCTGTGGATGTACATGATAATCCTTCTAGGCAATGGTATCCTCATCATAGTAACTATCTATGACTCCCACCTGCATACCCCTATGTACTTCTTTCTTGGTAACCTCTCCTTCCTGGACATTTGTTACACAACCTCCTCTGTGCCTCTAGTTCTAGATAGCTTCCTCACTCCAAGGagaataatttccttttctggatgtaCAGTACAAATGTTTCTATCCTTTGCTATGGGAGCAACTGAATGTGTGCTTTTGAGCATGATGGCATTTGACCGCTATGTGGCCATCTGCAAGCCCCTGAGATATCCTGTTATCATGAACAAGGGTACTTATGTGTCAATGGCAGTTGGGTCATGGATAGCAGGAGGCATTACTTCTACAGTGCAAACTTCTCTTGCAATGAAATTGCCCTTTTGTGGAGATAATGTCATCAATCATTTCACATGTGAAATTCTGGCTGTCCTCAAATTGGCCTGTGCAGATATTTTACCTAATGTGATTAGCATGACTGTTGCTGATGTaatctttctagttttcccagtgctgttcatttttacttcttatgTTTTCATTATCTCCACAATATTGAGGATCCCTTCAGCAGAGGGGAGACGCAAAGCCTTTTCTACCTGCTCAGCCCACCTGACTGTGGTGATTGTATTCTATGGAACAATCTTCTTCATGTATGTGAAACCCAAATCTAAGGATTCTCTTGGAGTAGACAAAGAAGACATTACAGACAAActcatctctcttttttatgGTGTTGTGACTCCCATGCTCAACCCCTTGATCTACAGCCTGAGGAACAAAGATGTGAAGACAGCCATGAAGAATTTGCTGGGTCAAAAGCTCTTTGTTGAGTGA
- the LOC141494753 gene encoding olfactory receptor 13C7-like has translation MNETNQTTVKEFILLGLSGHPKLQTIFFVLILWMYLTILLGNGVLIIVTVYDSHLHTPMYFFLSNLSFLDICYTTSSIPLTLDSLLSTRKTISFSSCAIQMFLSFSMAATECMLLSMMAFDRYVAICKPLRYPVIMNKTAYISMAVWSWASGAVNSIVQTSLAVQLPFCGANVIDHFVCEILAVLKLACGDIAINVLGMLGSNLIFLVFPLLTISISYIFILATILRIPSAEGRHKAFSTCSAHLTVVIIFYGTLFFMYVKPKVRDSVNAGKQDITDKLISMFYGGVIPMLNPIIYSLRNKDVKTAVRNLLSQKCFSEKM, from the coding sequence atgaatgagaCCAATCAAACCACTGTGAAAGAATTTATCTTGCTGGGTCTTTCTGGACACCCAAAGCTGCAGACAATTTTCTTTGTACTGATCCTGTGGATGTACCTCACAATCTTACTGGGAAATGGAGTTCTCATTATAGTAACAGTCTATGACTCCCACCTACACACACCCATGTACTTTTTTCTCAGTAATCTCTCTTTCCTAGATATTTGCTACACAACCTCCTCTATACCCCTAACTCTTGACAGCCTCCTCTCTACAAGGAAaactatctccttttccagctgtgcAATACAGATGTTTCTGTCTTTTTCCATGGCAGCAACTGAGTGTATGCTCCTTAGTATGATGGCATTTGATCGCTATGTAGCCATCTGCAAACCCCTGAGATACCCTGTCATCATGAATAAGACTGCATATATATCAATGGCAGTTTGGTCTTGGGCATCAGGGGCTGTCAATTCCATAGTGCAAACATCTCTTGCAGTCCAGTTACCATTTTGTGGTGCTAATGTCATTGACCATTTTGTTTGTGAGATTTTAGCTGTCCTGAAATTGGCTTGTGGAGATATTGCCATTAATGTGCTTGGAATGCTGGGATCAAACctcatttttctagtttttcctctgTTGACAATTTCCATCTCTTATATTTTCATCCTTGCCACCATTCTGAGGATACCTTCAGCAGAAGGGAGACATAAAGCCTTTTCTACCTGTTCAGCCCATCTGACTGTGGTGATTATCTTCTATGGAACACTCTTCTTCATGTATGTAAAACCCAAAGTCAGAGATTCAGTGAATGCAGGCAAACAAGATATTACAGACAAACTCATTTCCATGTTCTATGGTGGGGTAATACCCATGCTCAATCCCATCATTTATAGCCTGAGGAACAAGGATGTAAAGACAGCTGTAAGGAATTTGTTGAGTCAAAAATGCTTTTCTGAGAAGATGTGA